A stretch of Patagioenas fasciata isolate bPatFas1 chromosome 4, bPatFas1.hap1, whole genome shotgun sequence DNA encodes these proteins:
- the LOC136101137 gene encoding alcohol dehydrogenase 1-like: MLNLDNKDTRAVPCISSLHIAQPDFSPLFCCLSGREGRASPEARATNKSLPGGLLPAPVESGCHPLPSPCCHQLLRSTLPALLCVPRRTQINHSPLATVPHQDSPRSLQLPRRALVPRLGDFATQGFGQTDGSFPPACCTNSNSSANRDLMATSGKVIRCRAAVAWAAGKPLSVEEVEVAPPKAGEVRIKMVATGICRTDDHVVEGSIANVEFPVIPGHEGAGIVESIGEGVTSLKPGDKVIPLGIPNCGECTYCLNPESNYCVKFHFSEPQNLMPDKTSRFTCKGKQIHHFVWISTFAEYTVTPEYAVAKIDSAAPLDKVCLLGCGFSTGYGAAINTAKVKPGSTCAVFGLGGVGLSVVMGCKVAGASRIIAIDINKDKFAKAKELGATDCINPQDFNKPIQEVVTEMTGHGVDYSFEAVGRVDTIIAALASCNMNTGVCVMVGVAPSDAVIPVDPLLLLTGRTWKGSVFGGFKARDCIPKLVSSYLEKKFNSDLLITHTLPFAKVNEGFELLRAGKSIRTVLLF; the protein is encoded by the exons ATGCTAAACCTTGACAACAAGGACACCCgagcagtgccctgcatctcCTCCCTCCACATCGCTCAGCCAGATTTCTCTCCTCTGTTTTGCTGCCTGtcaggcagggagggcagggcaTCGCCCGAGGCCAGAGCCACCAATAAAAGCCTCCCTGGAGGacttctgcctgctccagtggagAGCGGCTGCCACCCATTGCCATCtccctgctgccaccagctcctGCGCTCAACACTCCCTGCGCTCCTCTGCGTCCCGCGTCGGACACAGATTAACCACAGCCCTCTGGCGACCGTTCCACACCAGGACTCCCCACGCTCCCTGCAGCTGCCCAGGCGGGCTCTGGTTCCACGGCTGGGAGATTTCGCAACACAGGGCTTTGGTCAGACAGACGGCAGCTTCCCTCCAGCCTGCTGCACAAACAGCAACAGCTCTGCTAACAGAGACCTCATGGCCACTTCGGGAAAA GTCATCAGATGCAGAGCTGCTGTTGCCTGGGCTGCGGGCAAACCCCTCTCTGTTGAGGAGGTGGAGGTTGCACCTCCAAAGGCAGGTGAAGTCCGTATCAAG ATGGTAGCCACTGGCATCTGTCGCACAGATGACCACGTTGTCGAAGGTTCCATTGCTAATGTGGAATTTCCAGTTATCCCAGGCCACGAAGGAGCTGGCATTGTGGAAAGCATTGGAGAAGGAGTGACCTCTCTGAAACCAG GAGACAAAGTCATCCCCCTCGGTATTCCTAATTGTGGGGAATGCACCTACTGCCTGAACCCTGAATCCAACTACTGTGTGAAGTTCCA CTTCTCAGAACCGCAGAACCTGATGCCTGACAAGACCAGCCGGTTCACTTGCAAAGGGAAACAGATTCACCACTTCGTGTGGATCAGCACCTTTGCAGAATACACCGTGACACCCGAGTACGCTGTTGCCAAGATAGATTCTGCTGCACCCCTGGACAAGGTCTGCTTGCTCGGCTGTGGGTTTTCCACCGGCTACGGGGCTGCCATCAACACTGCCAAG GTAAAGCCAGGCTCCACCTGCGCTGTCTTTGGCCTCGGAGGAGTTGGCCTCTCTGTTGTCATGGGCTGCAAGGTGGCTGGAGCTTCCCGCATCATTGCCATTGATATTAACAAGGACAAGTTTGCCAAGGCCAAGGAGCTGGGAGCCACCGACTGCATCAATCCTCAGGACTTCAACAAGCCCATCCAGGAGGTGGTCACTGAGATGACCGGCCATGGCGTGGACTACTCCTTTGAGGCCGTTGGGCGTGTGGATACCATT ATTGCTGCCCTGGCCTCCTGCAATATGAACACTGGTGTCTGCGTGATGGTTGGGGTAGCGCCTTCTGATGCAGTGATTCCTGTTGATCCTCTGCTTCTGCTGACGGGGCGTACATGGAAGGGGAGTGTATTCGGAG GTTTTAAGGCAAGAGATTGTATCCCCAAATTAGTTTCCAGCTATCTGGAGAAGAAATTCAACTCAGACTTGCTGATCACGCACACGCTGCCATTTGCTAAAGTGAACGAGGGATTTGAGCTGTTACG